Within the Saccharomonospora amisosensis genome, the region TGGCGGACTTGATGTTCTGCGCGTGGTTGAGGTCCACAAGCCGCTTCATCACGAACGGCTTGAACAGCTCCAGCGCCATATCCTTCGGCAGCCCGCACTGGTGCAGCTTCAGCTGCGGACCGACGATGATCACCGAACGGCCCGAGTAGTCGACGCGCTTGCCGAGCAGGTTCTGGCGGAACCGGCCCTGCTTACCCTTCAGCAGGTCGGAAAGCGACTTCAGCGGACGATTTCCCGGACCGGTGACCGGCCTGCCGCGCCTGCCGTTGTCGAACAGCGCGTCAACGGCCTCCTGCAGCATCCGCTTCTCGTTGTTGACGATGATCTCGGGCGCACCGAGATCGATCAGCCGCTTGAGCCGGTTGTTGCGGTTGATGACGCGGCGGTACAGGTCGTTGAGGTCGGACGTCGCGAACCGGCCACCGTCGAGCTGCACCATCGGGCGCAGCTCCGGCGGGATGACCGGAACGGCGTCGAGCACCATGCCGCGCGGGTCGTTGCCGGTGGCCTGGAACGCGGCGACGACCTTCAGCCGCTTCAGCGCCCGCAGCTTCTTCTGGCCCTTGCCGTTGCGGATGGTCTCTCGCAGCGACTCCGCCTCTGCGTCGACATCGAACTCGGTGGCCAGCTTCTGGATGGCTTCCGCGCCCATGCCGCCGGTGAAGTACTCACCGTAGCGGTCGACCAGCTCACGGTAGAGCTGCTCGTCGACGATGAGCTGGCGCGGTTCCAGTTTGGTGAAGGTCGACCAGACCTCCTCCAGCCGGTCCAGTTCGCGCTGGGCGCGGTCGCGGATCTGGCGCATCTCGCGCTCGCCGCCCTCCTTGACCTTGCGGCGAACGTCGGCCTTGGCGCCCTCGTTCTCCAGCTCTTGGAGGTCGGCCTCGAGCTTCTGCGCGCGCGCCTCGATGTCGGCGTCCCGCTTGGCCTCGATGTTCTTGCGCTCGACACTGATCTCGTTCTCCAGTGTCGGCTGGTCGTTGTGCCGCAGCTCCGTGTTCACGCCGGTGATCACGTACGCCGCGAAGTAGATGATCTTCTCGAGGTCCTTCGGAGCCAGGTCGAGCAGGTAGCCGAGCCGCGACGGCACACCCTTGAAGTACCAGATGTGTGTCACCGGCGCGGCCAGCTCGATGTGGCCCATCCGCTCACGACGAACCTTGGCGCGGGTCACCTCGACGCCGCAGCGCTCGCAGATGATGCCCTTGAAGCGGACCCGCTTGTACTTACCGCAGTAGCACTCCCAGTCCCGGGTGGGTCCGAAGATCTTCTCGCAGAAGAGCCCGTCCTTCTCCGGCTTGAGTGTGCGGTAGTTGATGGTCTCCGGCTTCTTGACCTCGCCGAACGACCACTGGCGAATGTCGTCGGCGGTGGCCAGACCGATCCGGAGCTCATCGAAGAAATTGACGTCCAGCACGTCCTTGCATCCCCTTGGGTTGATTCGGCTAGAGGGGTTGGGCTACCTGGCGGGGGTACGCGGGAGGCACACCCCCGCCAGGCGGCTGGGTCATTGCACGACGTCGTCCACCGAGGGCGACTCGTTACGGGACAGGTTGATGCCGAGGTTGGCGGCGGCACGCTCGAGGTCCTCGTCGTCGGAGTCGCGCATTTCGATCGCGGCCCCGTCGCTGGAGAGCACCTCGACATTCAGGCACAGCGACTGCAGTTCCTTGAGCAGCACCTTGAACGACTCCGGGATACCAGGCGAAGGCATGTTCTCGCCCTTGACGATGGCCTCGTAGACCTTCACCCGGCCGAGCACGTCGTCGGACTTGATGGTGAGCAGTTCCTGCAGCGTGTACGCAGCGCCGTAAGCCTGCATCGCCCAGCACTCCATCTCACCGAAGCGCTGGCCACCGAACTGTGCCTTACCGCCGAGCGGCTGCTGGGTGATCATGGAGTACGGTCCGGTGGAACGCGCGTGGATCTTGTCGTCCACCATGTGGTGCAGCTTCAGGATGTACATGTAGCCGACCGCCACCGGGTACGGGAACGGCTCGCCGGTCCTGCCGTCGAGCAGGGTCGCCTTGCCGTCCGACTGCACCAGCCGGTCGCCGTCGCGGTTGGGCTTGGTGCAGGAGAGCAGCCCCATGAGCTCCTCCTCCTTAGCACCGTCGAACACCGGGGTCGCGGTGTTGGTGCCCGGCTCGACGTCGCGCAGGTCGTCAGAGAGGTTCGCGGCCCACCCCGGGTTGCCCTCGATCTTCCAGCCCTGGGAGGCCAACCATCCGAGGTGGAGCTCGAGGATCTGCCCGATGTTCATCCTTCGCGGCACGCCGTGGGTGTTCAGCACGATGTCGACCGGGGTGCCGTCCTCGAGGAACGGCATGTCCTCCACCGGCAGGATCTTGCCGATGACACCCTTGTTGCCGTGCCTACCCGCGAGCTTGTCACCGTCCTGGATCTTGCTCTTCTTCGCGACGTAGACGCGGACCAGCTCGTTGACGCCGGGGGGCAGCTCGTCGTCGTCCTCTCGAGAGAACACCCGGATGCCGATGACCTTGCCGGTCTCGCCGTGCGGCACCTTCAGTGAGGTGTCGCGAACCTCGCGGGCCTTCTCACCGAAGATCGCGCGAAGCAGCCGCTCCTCCGGGGTCAGCTCCGTCTCGCCCTTCGGCGTGACCTTCCCGACCAGGATGTCGCCGTCGCGGACCTCGGCGCCGATCCGGATGATGCCCCGCTCGTCGAGGTCGGCGAGCACGTCCTCGGAGACGTTGGGGATGTCCCTGGTGATCTCCTCGGCACCCAGCTTGGTGTCGCGCGCGTCGATCTCGTGTTCCTCGATGTGGATCGAGGTGAGCACGTCGTCCTGGACCAGTCGCTGCGAGATGACGATGGCGTCCTCGTAGTTGTGGCCCTCCCACGGCATCACCGCGACGAGCAGGTTCTTGCCGAGCGCCATCTCGCCGTCGTCGGTCGACGGACCGTCGGCGATGACCTGGCCCTGCTCGACCCGATCTCCTTCGGACACGACCGGCCGGTGGTTGAAGCAGGTGCCCGCGTTGGTGCGACGGAACTTGTAGAGCCCGTAGCTCTTCCTGGTGCCGTCGTCGTGCATGATCGTGATCATGTCGGCGGACAGCTCCTCAACCACGCCTGCCTGCTCGGCAACGAGCACGTCACCGGCGTCGACCGCCGCGGTGAGCTCCACGCCGGTTCCGACCAGCGGCGCCTCGTTACGCAGCAGCGGAACGGCCTGCCGCTGCATGTTGGCACCCATCAGCGCGCGGTTGGCGTCGTCGTGCTCGAGGAACGGGATCATCGCCGTGGCCACCGACACCATCTGGCGCGGCGACACGTCCATGTAGTCGATCTCGAGCGGGTCGATCAGCTCGACCTCGCCGCCCTTTCGCCTACCGAGCACCATGTCCTCGGCGAAGTACCCCTCCGTCGTGAGCGGCGCGTTGGCCTGTGCCTTGACGAAGCGGTCCTCCTCGTCGGCGGTCAGGTAGTCGATCTGGTCGGTGACCCTGCCCTCGACGACCTTGCGGTACGGGGTCTCGATGAAGCCGAACGGGTTGACCCGCCCGTAGGAGCACAGCGACCCGATGAGGCCGATGTTCGGGCCTTCCGGTGTCTCGATCGGGCACATGCGGCCGTAGTGGCTGGGGTGCACGTCGCGGACGTCCATGCCCGCCCGCTCACGGGACAGACCGCCAGGGCCCAGCGCGTTGAGGCGGCGCTTGTGGGTCAGGCCCGAAAGCGGGTTGTTCTGGTCCATGAACTGCGACAGCTGGGAGGTTCCGAAGAACTCCTTGATCGCGGCCACCACCGGACGGATGTTGATCAGCGTTTGCGGCGTGATCGCCTCCACGTCCTGCGTGGTCATGCGCTCGCGCACCACGCGCTCCATGCGGGAGAGGCCGACGCGGATCTGGTTCTGGATCAGCTCGCCCACGGTGCGCAGCCTGCGGTTACCGAAGTGGTCGATGTCGTCGGTCTCGACAGGGACCTCGTTCTCACCGACCCGCATCGTCTCCTCGCCCGCGTGCAACCGGACCAGGTACTCGATGGTGGTAACGATGTCCTCTTCGGTGAGCGTGCCGGTTTCGTAGGGCAGATCGAGCCCCAGCTTCTTGTTGATCTTGTACCGGCCGACCTTGGCGAGGTCGTAGCGCTTCTCCTTGAAGAAGAGGTTCTCCAGCAGCGTCTGCGCGCTCTCCTTCGTGGGAGGCTCGCCAGGTCGCAGCTTGCGGTAGATGTCGAGCAGCGCCTCGTCGGTACCCGCCGTGTGGTCCTTCTCCAACGTCGCCAGCAGAGTCTCGGAGAAGGAGAACCGCTCCCGGATCGCTTCGGTGGTCCAGCCGAGCGCCTTCAGCAGCACGGTGACCGGCTGGCGGCGCTTGCGGTCGATCCGGACACCGACGGTGTCACGCTTGTCGACGTCGAACTCCAGCCACGCACCGCGACTGGGGATGATCTTGACGCTGAAGACGTCCTTGTCCGTGGTCTTGTCCACGGTCTGGTCGAAGTACACGCCCGGTGAGCGCACGATCTGCGACACCACGACGCGCTCGGTGCCGTTGATGATGAACGTGCCCTTGTCGGTCATCACGGGGAAGTCACCCATGAAGACCGTCTGGCTCTTGATCTCACCGGTGTTGTTGTTGACGAACTCGGCCGTGACGAACAGCGGCGCCGCGTACGTCATGTCCTTGTCCTTGCACTCCTCGACGGAGGCCTTCACCTCGTCGAAGCGCGGATCGGAGAAGGACAGTGACATCGAGCCGGAAAAGTCTTCGATCGGGGAGATCTCGTTGAGGACCTCCTCGAGGCCGCCGACCGGGTTCTCCTCGCCCTCGTTGACGGCGCGCTCGTACCACGCCTCCGAGCCGGTGAACCATTCGAAGGACCGGATCTGCACGTCAAGCAGGTTCGGAGTGCCGAGCGGCTCGCGGATCTTCCCGAAAGAGACCCGCTTCGGTGCTCCTGGAATACCCGTTGACTGTCGAATAGAGTTGGTCGCAGCAGTGGCCTGGTTCGCGGGAGAGACTGCCAAGATGCGTCCTTCCGGGGACATAGCTGGTTGAGCAGCCGCGTTAGCAACTACCAACGCGTACTGTCAAGGTGCGGTGTTGCCGACCATACTAGCTACCGCATTAGGGCAGCCTGAAAGTGGGCAGCGCAAAGAAGCAGTCTAGCCCGGAAGACGCCGCTTGTCGAGGGGGCCTACCCGATGGGTGCCCAGCCTCGACGGCCTGTCTCCTGGCTCGCCTCCCGCAAGGCGTGCCGTTGCCTGTAAGCGTGAACCCCTGAAGACGCTGAGTCAAGCGCCCAGGTGGGGTTACCCGCCGGTTGGCGCAGTGTCAGTTACCGCCTTGGGGCTGCCCTGCCTGCGATGACGGCGCGGGCTGTTGACTCGGAGCCGCCTGGTCACCGCCGTAGGTGTCCATGTTGACGACCTTCCACTCACCGTCACGACGCTCGGTCGTCAGCCACATCGCGGCGCCGCCCGCGGAGGTCTGGTTATTGTCTGTCCTCGTCGCCGTCTGGTCGATGTACACCATGACCTTCGCGCGGTCACCGTCGAGCTGCACCACCGCGCTCCGAGTTGCCTTGACGGTGACGACCATCTTCTGCTTGGGCGCGATCTCGCGCACCTGGCCCATCAGCGCGTCGTACTTGCGTTTGACCTCGTCGTTGACCAGCAGCCTGTCGGCGGCACGCTGGGTCTTGTTCAGGTCGTTGAAGTCCACTGAGAACAGCGACTCGGCCGCCTCGCTCATCGCCTGCTTGACCTGCGCCGTCGTCGCCACGTCCACCAGCGCGGTGTTGTCGGTGGCTGAAGCGACCTCCCCGTGCCGGAACTTGAACAACACGGCCAGACCGGAGAACACCAGACCGACCACCAACAACAAGGCCACCGCGGCGTAACCGAACCGGCGCGGCGGTCGCTTCGAAGACTCGCCCTCCGGTCGCGCCGACGTCAGCGGGTCGCCATCGACCTCCGCGGTGGTCACTTCCTCCTCCGCGGCGGGCTTGGCCCTGCCAGCGTCCCTGGTCTTGCGGCGCGGGCTCGGGCGGGATCGCTCGGTGGCACGCTGCCCGCTGTCTGGCTCCCGCTCCGCGTCCGCCTTCCCTGACCTCGGTTCCTTCGGGGCTTCGACCTGCTCGGTTTCGTGCCGCCCTTCGGGGGCCTCCGGCCTGCGCAGACCGGCGACACGGGGACGGCGCGCCGGTGTCGGTACACCGTCGAGTCGGCGACGGGGTGATGGCACGACTGACTCCTGACTGCTAACGCGTTGGTTTGCTGAGCGAGGGACTCACTGCCCGGGTCCGACCACCGGTACCTCGCCCATGTTGGCCAGCTTCCAGACCTGCTCGCCGTTCTCGTCGACGCGGGTCAACTGCAGCTCCAGCCGCAGCGCCTTGGCGCTCTGCTTGTCGCCCTGCGTCACGTCGAGATTCACCGTGGCCAGTGCGCTCGCCTTGCCCTCGTGCACGTTGAGCTCTTCCACGGCGACGTCCTGAACCGTCGAGACAACCTTCGTCTTTGCCTTGGCGATGGCGTCGCGGTAGCTCTTCTCCGACTGCTCGATCATCTTGCGCAGCTCGTCCGTCGCGAGCGTCTTCTGCCGCTCGAAGTAGGCGTCGGGGTTCTCGTAGTCCAGCTCGGTCAACGCCGTTACCGCGTTGCCCGCCGCACGCACGACGTCCTCCCTCGCACCCGCGATCTCGGCGTCGTCGCTGCCTGACGCGACCCACCACATGACCCCGAACACCGCCGCCACCACGAAGGCGGCGACTGCGAACGCGGCGCTGGCGGCGACGAGCCACTTCGGTGGTCCGGCACTCGACCGCCCCGCCCGCTCCTCGGAGGCGCCCTCCACCTCCGGTTCCGCGTCGGTGACCTGGTCAGCCCCGGTGTCGGTGGCTTCCGCGGTCTCCTCGGCGTCGGCGGCCTCGTTCGCCCGCGTCCGCCGCTGCTCGTCCGAACTCATAGCGCTCCAGAGTAGGTATGCGGTGTGATGTGGCTGTCAGCCCGGCAGCCCGGCCAGCTGCGACAGACTCGTGATGTCGAGGCCAGGACCACCCGCGATGCCCGGCAAGCCGCGCAGCGAGGCCAGCTCCTCCTCGTCGCGGTGGGAGTTGGCTTCCACCTGCTGCTCGCTCGGCTTCTGCGGAACGCCGTGGTAGGGCGCGTTCTGCGACCCGCGCACCGCGATCGGGCTGCCTGGTGGTTCGGCGCAGTACGCGTCCTGTTTGGGCTCCCTCGGCGCGGTTTCGCTGCCGGGTCGGTACTGCTCCGGCGGCAGGTAGCCCTTGGTGCAGGTCGGCGGGTTGAACAGGTTCAGCGCCAAGCCGAGGTGCGCGGTGCCGTCGCCGGGGGTGACCGTGTACGCCCCTGCCGCGACGACCGGGTAGGTCACGAACGCCTGCTCCAACCCGTCGAGCCGAGTGACCGCCAGGTTCGAGGTGGTCAACAGGTTGGCCACAAGCGTGGAAAGGCCAGGGCCCGACTCGGCCAGTACCTGGCTGACCTGCCCAGACACCTTCGGCGTTATGTCGATCAACTCGCGCAGCTCGCCGTCGGAGTCGCGCAGTGTCGCCGACAGGTCCTTGAGGTCCCTGCTGAACGAGCGCATCGAGGATGCCATCTCGTTCTGCGTCGTCAACACCGTCGTGCCCGCGTCGAGCAGCTGCACCGTCTGCGGCAGGTGCTGCTGCGCGACCGTGGTGAACTCGCGCGTGGTGTCCATCAGCACCTGCAGATCATCGCCGGTGCCACGGAAGGCGTTGTAGGACTCGTCGACCACTGTTCGCAGCGCGTCCGTGGGTACGGAGGCGGCCAGACTGTCGAGGTCGGCGATGACCTGCTCGGTGGGCACCGGCGTGTCGGCACGCTCCACCGATATCACCGAACCGTCCCGCAGGAACGGTCCACGGTCGGTCACCGGGCGTAGGTCGACGTACTGCTCCCCGACAGCCGACCGGTTCGCCACCACGGCATGCAGGTCACTGGGCACCTTCGGCGCGTCGCCCTCGATGTTGAGTTCGGCCTGCAGCCCGGTTTCGGTGAGACTCAGCCTGCCGACCTTGCCGATGTTGTAGCCGCGGTAGGTCACCTCGGCGCCGGTGAAGATGCCTCCCGACTCGGCGAGCTGCAACCGCACCGTGTAGCCGCCGGTGCCGAAGGTCTTCTCGACGTCGGTGAACCGCACCAGCGCGTACCCGATCGCCAGCACCGAGATGACCAGGAAGGCCACCAGCTGGATTTTCGTCCTGCGCAACAGCATCAGCCGGCACCTCCGGAAAAGAGGTCGAAGAGCCCGCCGAGGCCCGTCGACTCGTCCTGGCGCTGGTCGTCGCCGGTGTTGTTGCCTCCCTCGCCGGGCAGCGGCAGCGGCGGCGGACCGTCACCGGAGCCGTCCTGCCCGCTGGTGAGACCGCCGAGGATCGGCACGTCCTGCAGCGGGTTCTGCCTGCTGCGGCTGAGGTTGGCGAGGATTTCCTGCAGGTTGAGGTCGATGTCGGCGTAGAGGTTGAAGTAATCGCCCTTGGCGCCCTCCACCGCCGCGTCGCTGAACGGGTAGGTGAGCATCACCTCCAGCGCCTTCGGCAGGTCGGACCCGGCCTCGCCGAGCTTGCGCAGGGTCGGCAGCAACGCCTCCAGGTTGGCGACCAGATCCTCCTGGCTCGCGTTGACCGTATCGACCGCGACCACGGACAGTTCGTCCAACGCCCGCAACATCGTGACCAGCTGGCCGCGCTGCCGCTCCAGCACTTCGAGCCCCGGACCGAGGTCGTCGATCGCTCCCACGATCTGGTCGCGCTGGCCGTTCAGCGTCGAGGAAAGCCGGTTCAACCCGTCCAGCGCGCGAGTGATGTCGGCCGACTGCTCGTCGAGTGCACTGACCAGCTCGTCAGTGTTGCGCAGCAGGGCCTTGACGTCGGCCTCGTTGCCATCCAGGGCGTTGTTCAGCTCCTTTGTGATGGTGTTCAACTGCTCGACACCGCCGCCATTGAGCAGCATGGACAGCGCGCCGAGCACCTCCTCCACCTCGACGCTGCGGTTGGTGCGCGTCACCGGGATCACGTCGCCGTCACTGAGTTCGGCCTGTGCCGCGGCCTCGGGTGGCGCGGTCAGCTCGACGTACTTCTCACCGAGCAGGCTCGACTGGCGCAGGTTCGCGATCGCGTTGGCCGGCAGCTCGACGTCACCGTTGACCAGCACCGTGACCTCGGCGGTCCAGCCGTCCGCTGCGAGGCCGACGTTCTCGACCCTGCCTACCGGTACCTCGTTGACACGCACCCCCGCCTGCGGCACCAGGTCCAGCACGTCGCGGAACTGCACCTTGACCGTGTAGGGATCGTTCCCCACGTCGGCGCCGCCCGGCAACGGAACGTCGTAGATGCCGGAGAAACCGGGGACGGAGCAGCCCCCCGCCAACACGCCCGCGCACACGACGGCTGCGACCTTCACACGGCTGCGGTTCACTGGCCACCCCCTGAGGCGTTTAGCTGGCCGAGGACCGGCAGCGGCAGGTCGGGCAGCTCGCCGTTGTTCAGGGCATTGACTGACTGGGCCAGCGAGGGCAGCGGCAGGGCTCCGTCGAGCACCGGCGCCAGTTGCCCGCACAGCTCGCCGAGCGCGTCGAGTTCTTCCGGTGTCTGCTTGAGGAAGTTGCAGATCATCACGACGGGAGGTTGGGTCAGTTCGTTGAGGTTCGCCCTCGCGTCCAGCGTTCCTGAGGACGCGTTGTAGGTGTTGGCCAGGTTGCTCAGTGCCAGCGGTGCGATGTCGAGCGTCTCGGCGAGTGCGGCACGCTGGTCGACGAGCACCCTGGTGATCCCCGCCAGCTTGTCCACATTGGATCGAACCCGGCCGTGGTTGTCCTCGATGAAGCCCCGCACTGCCTGCAGTGTGGTGCCCAGCTCCCGCACGGTCGCCGCCAGGTTCTCCCGCTCCCCCGACAAGAACGAGCTGACGTCGGCCAGCTGTGATTCGAACCGGCGGACCTCCTCGTCGCTCTCGGCGAGCGTGGTTGACAACTTGGCGAGGTTGTCAACGGTCGCGAAAAGGTCGCCGGAGTTGCCAGAGAGGCTGCGCGCGGCCTGGCCCAGCTTGGTGATCGTGTCGTTGAGCTGGGTGCCGTTGCCCTCCATGTTGTCCGACAGTGTGTTGAGCAGGTCGGAGAGCGACCCGTCGGCGTTGGCTCCGTTGGGCCCCAGCGACTCCGAAACGCGGCTGAGGCTGTCGCTGAGTTCGTCGATCTCCAGTGGCACCGCCGTGCGATCCATCGGGATGACGGCCCCGTCCTCCAGTTGCGGACCGCCGGTGTGGGCGGGGGCGAGCTGCACGTAGCGGTCGGAGACCAGCGAGGGTGCCACGATCGCGGCCTGCGCGTCGGCGGGGACGGCGACGTCCCGGTCGTAGGCCAGCTCCACCCTGACCCGGTCACCGAGCGGCTGGATACCGGTTACCTCTCCCATCTCCACACCGAGAACGCGCACGCTGTTGCCCACGTAGAGGCCGATCGCGGCGGGAAAGTAGGCGACGGCATGCTTGCGTCCGGCGTCCTTGAGCGTCCACCACAGCGCGCCCGCGACGACGAGCCCGAGCACGCACGCGATGACGATTCCGCGCGTGAGCTGCCTTCCGAAGCGGGTGTCGGTCATCGTGCGTTACACCCCTCTTCGTTCAGTGGCCCCAGCGAGGGCAGCAGCATTCCGCAGATGTAGTTGTCGAACCAGCGGCCGCTGCTGATGGTGTTGTTGAACACCCGGATGAACGGCGCGAAGCGCTTGATGCCCTCGGAAAGCGACTCCTGGTTGCGCTGCAGCATGTTGGTGAGCCGGTCGAGTTTGGCCATAACGGGTTCAAGTTGCTCGTTGTTGTCGTCGACAAGCCCACGCAGTTCGGCGGCGAGTTGCCTGCTGCCCGTCAACAGCGCGCTGATGGCCTGTTCCCGGGCGGAAAGCTCCTCGAGCAGTTCGTTGCCGTCCTCGAGCAGCTTGCGCAGTTCCGCGTCACGGTCGGCGAGCGTCTGGCTCACCTGCCGGGTGTTGGCGAGCAGATTCGCCAACTGCCGGTCGCGGGTGGCGATGGTGTCGGAGAGTCGCGAGAGCCCGTTCAGCGCACCGCGCACGTCGTCCGGGGTGTCGGCGAAGGTCTGCGACAGCACGTCGAAGCTTTGCGAGAGCTGGTCGGTGTCGATCTCGTCGACGGTCTCCGAAAGCCCGCGGAACGCCTCGAGCACGTCGTACGGCGCGGTCGTGCGCTCCCTCGGGATGGTGTCGCTGGGATCCAGCGGCCGGTCACCGACCGGGTCGAGTGCGAGGTACTTCTGCCCGAGCAGCGTCTTGATCTTGATGGTCGCCGCGGTTCGGTCGCCGAGCCAGGCATCGGAGACCTTGAACGAGACGAGCACCCGGTCGCCGTCGAGCTCGACATCGGTCACCTTGCCGACCTTGACGCCGGCGATACGCACCTCGTCGTCGGTCTGCAGGCCCGCGGCCTCGCTGAAGTGCGCACGGTAGGTGGTGCCTCCGCCGATGATCGGCAGGTCGTCTGAGTTGAGAGCGGCCAGCGTGCCGAGGATCATCAGCACGATTCCCACCACCGCGATGGGAATGGGGTTGCGCTTGGAGAAGCTGGTCATGACAGGCACCGCTCCCTGCTCGCAGGCATGACCGGGAGGTGGACCGGTTCGTTCACAACGCCGGGCACTCCCACGTTGCCGTTGGCCTCGCAGAGGTAGAAGTTGAACCAGGAGCCGTAGTCGGCGGTCGCGCTCATCCTGGTGACCTTCTCCGGCAGGAACTGGATGAAGTGTTCGACGAGCGGTTCGGAGTCGTTGAGGTTGCCCACCAACGTGCCCAGCGCCTGGATGTCCTGCTTCAGCGGCTGCCTCGCTTCCCGCAACAGCCCGGCCGTGGTGTCACTCAGCTCACCGAGCGATTCGATGGCATCGCCGATGGGTTCCCGGTCGCTCGCCAACCCGGAGACGAACTGCTGCAGCCTGGCCACGAGGTCCGACAGTTGCGGCGTGTGCTCGTTCAGGGTCTGCAACACGGAGTTCAGGTTGTCGATGACCTGACCGATGACCTGGTCCTTCTCGGCGATCGTCGTGGTGAGCGATGCCGTGTGAGCGAGCAGGTTCTCAACCGTGCCGCCCTCGCCCTGCAACACCTGGATGATCTCGTAGGACAGCTTGTTCACGTCCTCCGGTGACAGTGCGCGGAACAGCGGTTTGAAGCCGTTGAACAACTCGGTCAGGTCAAGGGCCGGGCGGGTGCGTTCGATGGGGATGTTGCCGCCCGGCTCGAGGTAGCCGCCAGGCTCGCCGGTGCCTCGCTCCAGTGCGACGTAACGCTGGCCGACGAGGTTGCGGAACTTGATCGTGGCGGTGACTCCCGCTGGCAGCCTGCGGTTCTGATCGACCTCGAACTCCACCTCGGCCTGCCTGCGGTCGACGATCCGGACGTCGGCGACCTGGCCGACCCGGACACCGGCGATGCGCACGTCGTCACCCTCGATCAGCATCGTCGCGTCCGTGAAGCGCGCGGTGTAGGTCTTGGTGTCCGACAGGTTGAGGTTGGCGATGCTCAGCCCCAGCATGGCGGTGAACACGATGGTGACCACGACGAAAATGCTCAGCTTCGTCAAAGGTGCGGCGATTCCCCTCATCGCACGGTCACCTCCGCTCCCCGGTACAGCGGGCCCACCAGAAGCGCACCCCAACCGGGCACATCGGACGGACTCAGCCCGACAGCGGGCCCGATGAGGTGAGAGAGCAGCGCGTGCTCAGCCACACTGTTGACGGGATTGGAGCTGGCGGTTGTGCCGCCGTAGCCACCCGCGTTGGCGTTGTTGTTGGCCGGGTTGAGCCCCTCGCTCTGGGTACGAGCCGCGGGCGGTGTGGTGCTGCCGTCCTGTAGCGGTCCGTCCGGCGGATGTTGTGGGAAGGGTTGCGGGAATTCCTTCATGTCGTAGCAGCGTGGGCCCCGCTTGTCGTTGTACTCGGGCTCGTCCTGACCCGGTTTGTAGGGACCTCGGTTGGTCGTGATCTCGATTG harbors:
- a CDS encoding nuclear transport factor 2 family protein, whose translation is MPSPRRRLDGVPTPARRPRVAGLRRPEAPEGRHETEQVEAPKEPRSGKADAEREPDSGQRATERSRPSPRRKTRDAGRAKPAAEEEVTTAEVDGDPLTSARPEGESSKRPPRRFGYAAVALLLVVGLVFSGLAVLFKFRHGEVASATDNTALVDVATTAQVKQAMSEAAESLFSVDFNDLNKTQRAADRLLVNDEVKRKYDALMGQVREIAPKQKMVVTVKATRSAVVQLDGDRAKVMVYIDQTATRTDNNQTSAGGAAMWLTTERRDGEWKVVNMDTYGGDQAAPSQQPAPSSQAGQPQGGN
- a CDS encoding MCE family protein, producing the protein MLLRRTKIQLVAFLVISVLAIGYALVRFTDVEKTFGTGGYTVRLQLAESGGIFTGAEVTYRGYNIGKVGRLSLTETGLQAELNIEGDAPKVPSDLHAVVANRSAVGEQYVDLRPVTDRGPFLRDGSVISVERADTPVPTEQVIADLDSLAASVPTDALRTVVDESYNAFRGTGDDLQVLMDTTREFTTVAQQHLPQTVQLLDAGTTVLTTQNEMASSMRSFSRDLKDLSATLRDSDGELRELIDITPKVSGQVSQVLAESGPGLSTLVANLLTTSNLAVTRLDGLEQAFVTYPVVAAGAYTVTPGDGTAHLGLALNLFNPPTCTKGYLPPEQYRPGSETAPREPKQDAYCAEPPGSPIAVRGSQNAPYHGVPQKPSEQQVEANSHRDEEELASLRGLPGIAGGPGLDITSLSQLAGLPG
- a CDS encoding MCE family protein; translated protein: MTDTRFGRQLTRGIVIACVLGLVVAGALWWTLKDAGRKHAVAYFPAAIGLYVGNSVRVLGVEMGEVTGIQPLGDRVRVELAYDRDVAVPADAQAAIVAPSLVSDRYVQLAPAHTGGPQLEDGAVIPMDRTAVPLEIDELSDSLSRVSESLGPNGANADGSLSDLLNTLSDNMEGNGTQLNDTITKLGQAARSLSGNSGDLFATVDNLAKLSTTLAESDEEVRRFESQLADVSSFLSGERENLAATVRELGTTLQAVRGFIEDNHGRVRSNVDKLAGITRVLVDQRAALAETLDIAPLALSNLANTYNASSGTLDARANLNELTQPPVVMICNFLKQTPEELDALGELCGQLAPVLDGALPLPSLAQSVNALNNGELPDLPLPVLGQLNASGGGQ
- a CDS encoding MCE family protein, giving the protein MNRSRVKVAAVVCAGVLAGGCSVPGFSGIYDVPLPGGADVGNDPYTVKVQFRDVLDLVPQAGVRVNEVPVGRVENVGLAADGWTAEVTVLVNGDVELPANAIANLRQSSLLGEKYVELTAPPEAAAQAELSDGDVIPVTRTNRSVEVEEVLGALSMLLNGGGVEQLNTITKELNNALDGNEADVKALLRNTDELVSALDEQSADITRALDGLNRLSSTLNGQRDQIVGAIDDLGPGLEVLERQRGQLVTMLRALDELSVVAVDTVNASQEDLVANLEALLPTLRKLGEAGSDLPKALEVMLTYPFSDAAVEGAKGDYFNLYADIDLNLQEILANLSRSRQNPLQDVPILGGLTSGQDGSGDGPPPLPLPGEGGNNTGDDQRQDESTGLGGLFDLFSGGAG
- the rpoB gene encoding DNA-directed RNA polymerase subunit beta, giving the protein MAVSPANQATAATNSIRQSTGIPGAPKRVSFGKIREPLGTPNLLDVQIRSFEWFTGSEAWYERAVNEGEENPVGGLEEVLNEISPIEDFSGSMSLSFSDPRFDEVKASVEECKDKDMTYAAPLFVTAEFVNNNTGEIKSQTVFMGDFPVMTDKGTFIINGTERVVVSQIVRSPGVYFDQTVDKTTDKDVFSVKIIPSRGAWLEFDVDKRDTVGVRIDRKRRQPVTVLLKALGWTTEAIRERFSFSETLLATLEKDHTAGTDEALLDIYRKLRPGEPPTKESAQTLLENLFFKEKRYDLAKVGRYKINKKLGLDLPYETGTLTEEDIVTTIEYLVRLHAGEETMRVGENEVPVETDDIDHFGNRRLRTVGELIQNQIRVGLSRMERVVRERMTTQDVEAITPQTLINIRPVVAAIKEFFGTSQLSQFMDQNNPLSGLTHKRRLNALGPGGLSRERAGMDVRDVHPSHYGRMCPIETPEGPNIGLIGSLCSYGRVNPFGFIETPYRKVVEGRVTDQIDYLTADEEDRFVKAQANAPLTTEGYFAEDMVLGRRKGGEVELIDPLEIDYMDVSPRQMVSVATAMIPFLEHDDANRALMGANMQRQAVPLLRNEAPLVGTGVELTAAVDAGDVLVAEQAGVVEELSADMITIMHDDGTRKSYGLYKFRRTNAGTCFNHRPVVSEGDRVEQGQVIADGPSTDDGEMALGKNLLVAVMPWEGHNYEDAIVISQRLVQDDVLTSIHIEEHEIDARDTKLGAEEITRDIPNVSEDVLADLDERGIIRIGAEVRDGDILVGKVTPKGETELTPEERLLRAIFGEKAREVRDTSLKVPHGETGKVIGIRVFSREDDDELPPGVNELVRVYVAKKSKIQDGDKLAGRHGNKGVIGKILPVEDMPFLEDGTPVDIVLNTHGVPRRMNIGQILELHLGWLASQGWKIEGNPGWAANLSDDLRDVEPGTNTATPVFDGAKEEELMGLLSCTKPNRDGDRLVQSDGKATLLDGRTGEPFPYPVAVGYMYILKLHHMVDDKIHARSTGPYSMITQQPLGGKAQFGGQRFGEMECWAMQAYGAAYTLQELLTIKSDDVLGRVKVYEAIVKGENMPSPGIPESFKVLLKELQSLCLNVEVLSSDGAAIEMRDSDDEDLERAAANLGINLSRNESPSVDDVVQ